The following coding sequences lie in one Spinacia oleracea cultivar Varoflay chromosome 1, BTI_SOV_V1, whole genome shotgun sequence genomic window:
- the LOC130464025 gene encoding uncharacterized protein: protein MVDATAGHEMLTFMDAFSGYNQILMHLDDQEKTAFITERGTYCYKVIPFGLRNAGATNQRLVNRMFKRQLGNTMEVYIDDMLVKSKKASDHIRKNEKFIWTEQHEAALQQLKQYLSEPPLLSKPMEKKELQLYLAVTESTISDVLVREEDDKQLPIYYVSKSLLSAKMRMSKWAIQLGCFDIRYEPHTTIKSQALTDFVADFNPSIQHEVDREVNILSDTGTSLTWTIYTDGSSNTRGTVLGIVLKSPQWGIFLWDCVAHADHDLSLVFGGEVARRRDMLKFSV, encoded by the exons ATGGTCGACGCCACAGCCGGTCACGAAATGCTAACTTTTATGGACGCCTTCAGTGGGTACAACCAAATCTTGATGCACCTAGATGATCAAGAgaagaccgccttcatcacggaacggggaacttattgttacaaAGTCATACCCTTCGGTCTAAGGAATGCCGGCGCAACTAACCAGCGTCTCGTCAATAGGATGTTCAAAAGACAGTTAGGCAACACTATGGAAGTCTACATTGATGACATGCTGGTCAAATCCAAGAAAGCTTCAGACCACATCAG GAAAAACGAGAAATTCATCTGGACCGAGCAACATGAAGCCGCACTACAACAACTCAAACAATACCTGTCGGAACCCCCACTCCTGTCTAAACCAATGGAAAAAAAGGAATTACAGTTGTACCTTGCGGTTACGGAGTCAACCATCAGTGATGTCCTGGTACGAGAAGAGGACGACAAGCAACTGCCAATCTATTACGTCAGTAAGTCTTTACTTAGCGCCAAAATGAG gatgtccaaatgggccaTACAGTTAGGGTGTTTCGACATCAGGTACGAACCTCACACAACCATCAAATCACAAGCCCTAAcagattttgtggctgacttcaaCCCAAGTATCCAACACGAAGTTGACAGAGAAGTCAACATATTGTCAGATACCGGGACTTCGTTGACATGGACCATATACactgacggctcctccaacaCCCGGGGGACAGTATTAGGAATTGTACTAAAGTCGCCACAATGGGGCATATTCCTTTGGGATTGTGTTGCGCATGCCGACCATGATCTTAGCCTTGTCTTTGGAGGAGAAGTGGCTAGAAGAAGGGATATGCTCAAGTTCAGCGTCTAG